ACTTTGCCATTGGTTCCCATGAAAACGAGATTACAGAATTCCTTGCACAAACCATCAAAAAGTATTTCCCATACGCTAACGTCGTTGTGAGAGATCATGAACGGAATAGAAGAGTCGTCCGCTTCTGCAACAGGAGATTTGCCGAGTGGCTCAGAGAAAATATTGGACACAGAGCACATGAGAAGAGAATTCCCGATGTTCTTCTCTTTAACGAGAACCGGGAAGTCAGGCTTGGCCTGGTTAGGGGTCTTATAGAAGGGGACGGCTATATACGAAGAGACAACAGCAGGAGGGCCAACTACATAAGTTACACCACAGTTTCGCCTACCTTGGCCTAAGATCGGAA
The Thermococcus sp. 21S7 genome window above contains:
- a CDS encoding LAGLIDADG family homing endonuclease, translated to HSSVQRTPKFLPLNFGTARLVGLWIAEGSTSKTGAINFAIGSHENEITEFLAQTIKKYFPYANVVVRDHERNRRVVRFCNRRFAEWLRENIGHRAHEKRIPDVLLFNENREVRLGLVRGLIEGDGYIRRDNSRRANYISYTTVSPTLA